The Brachyhypopomus gauderio isolate BG-103 chromosome 17, BGAUD_0.2, whole genome shotgun sequence genome includes a window with the following:
- the syne3 gene encoding nesprin-3, producing MTQQEQNEFRESLEEALAWMQDVQERLRLSDDTHGPRVELEARLRETENIRDSEQDGRLKVDMVLVAADVLLKNGDEEMKNQTHSRLKDLKAQWEETSTYIVHCHSRIEWVWLHWSEYLKAHEEFASWLVKQQAVLGPQPELQLGLREKLWQLDHHRVLRSDVQAQAVLLQRLQDEAGVLYSRTEDPTLDDHAQETLQAAYDGVCARAEERMALVKKVADEHQKYQNSVHEFQMWLVSKKEELSHFKESEDTSENRLQALRELDASVAQEEETLLAVEGLAEAVKENTSPAGAEHVTEEAEQLRLEWQRLRQALVEVHTELEGALVNQNRYADLRDELEAGIGELRDLVQRMGQKLEGKETERGEDHTVAQWKKYTGVRNALSAEETRVEWLRARLKELFRFPQHCRDLSDHVLAAVKEYQSLKGRSSRLSSESETALRQALQDPLHGFSQWSHMVSQVLETSADVTEFSHIALLVQNIEKLLRHSVQLQERLSLLQVKADLLSAVFGQEKADSLLEELDADVRKREVLQGQLLQRKNQLQGLISRTKDFGDAYDSIYMKMTTIRERFQAAEGLQPDILAKKSQGDQLKVIKRDLEECEAHITALETLVSSSPNRTKFEHLYADWKLLHKAVRVRVNESEESISEHESFHDSLLNVEKWLMIMRQKLESFRGANGEWSVENRQHEAERALGEFPEKELQLHRTEGQGQAVLAKTSEEGKVHILRDLKRLRESWMSLHALSLNLFGLLNDGGTSRETGASFHAPEAFDQVDLGLDRGSRLEAVGRFADESHPDTRGSSGDHVGSFSFIRGYGEAGWRQKRGGDFSGAGEGSRGGSMGLGWTEGGVEGQSSVMEGVGFWGGHDVVSTGQYGGDQHRGADSSHTTGLVKLTSCSDAELRRRNPPPYQPVAETRAHGTRLVTQMGSLPPYDWEARRREFEAWLLEENGKLAGIVNNQRTLSTEELKMRREALKRLRAGVTQGQAQFQELMNSWQAEAAVEDVGLEELRYRWMLYKSKLKDAENLKASKNEGVPVRKRRCCEVLRRACCAALPLQLLLLALLLLAFLLPLVDEGASCSLSNNFARSFNLMLRYHGPPPT from the exons ATGACACAGCAAGAGCAGAATGAGTTCAGAGAGAGTCTCGAGGAAGCTTTGGCCTGGATGCAAGATGTCCAGGAGAGGCTCAGGTTGAGTGACGACACTCACGGGCCCCGGGTGGAACTGGAAGCCCGGCTGCGAGAGACAGAG AATATCCGGGACTCGGAGCAGGATGGTCGGCTGAAGGTGGACATGGTGCTGGTGGCTGCTGACGTTCTTCTGAAGAACGGGGACGAGGAGATGAAGAACCAGACTCACTCCAGACTCAAAGATCTGAAAGCTCAGTGGGAGGAGACGTCTACCTACATCGTCCATTGCCACAG CCGTATAGAATGGGTGTGGCTGCATTGGAGCGAGTACCTGAAGGCGCATGAGGAGTTTGCGTCGTGGCTGGTGAAGCAGCAGGCGGTGTTGGGCCCACAGCCCGAGCTGCAGCTGGGCCTGCGGGAGAAGCTGTGGCAGCTGGACCACCACCGCGTGCTCCGCAGCGACGTCCAGGCCCAGGCTGTGCTCCTGCAGAGGCTGCAGGACGAGGCGGGCGTCCTTTACAGCCGCACCGAGGACCCCACGCTGGACGATCACGCCCAGGAAACGCTGCAGGCCGCCTATGATGGCGTCTGTGCCCGAGCCGAG GAGAGAATGGCTCTGGTCAAGAAAGTTGCAGATGAACACCAAAAATACCAAAACAGCGTTCATGAATTCCAAATGTGGCTGGTGTCAAAGAAAGAAGAACTCAGCCACTTCAAAGAGTCAGAGGACACTTCTGAGAACAGACTCCAGGCCCTGAGG GAGCTGGATGCCAGTGTTGCCCAGGAGGAGGAGACGCTGCTGGCAGTCGAAGGCCTGGCCGAAGCCGTAAAGGAGAACACGTCGCCGGCGGGGGCGGAGCACGTCACCGAGGAGGCGGAGCAGCTGAGGCTGGAATGGCAAAGGCTGCGGCAGGCTCTGGTGGAGGTCCACACCGAGCTGGAGGGCGCGCTGGTCAACCAGAACCGCTACGCAGACCTTCGGGACGAGCTGGAGGCCGGTATCGGCGAGCTCCGGGACCTGGTGCAGAGGATGGGCCAGAAGCTGGAGGGAAAGGAGACGGAGAGGGGCGAGGACCACACGGTGGCCCAGTGGAAGAAATACACG GGTGTGCGGAACGCGCTGTCGGCGGAGGAGACCAGAGTGGAGTGGCTTAGAGCTCGGCTGAAGGAGTTATTCAGGTTCCCACAGCACTGCAGAGACCTCTCTGACCACGTACTGGCTGCAGTTAAGGAGTACCAGAG cCTGAAGGGCCGGTCGTCCCGTCTGTCCTCGGAGAGCGAGACCGCCCTGAGGCAGGCGCTACAGGATCCACTCCACGGTTTCAGCCAGTGGAGCCACATGGTGTCCCAGGTGCTGGAGACCTCGGCGGACGTGACCGAGTTCTCCCATATTGCTCTGCTCGTGCAGAACATTGAG AAGCTTCTGAGACACAGCGTGCAGCTCCAGGAGAGACTGAGCCTCCTGCAGGTGAAGGCCGACCTGCTCAGCGCCGTCTTTGGCCAGGAGAAGGCCGACAGCCTGCTGGAGGAACTGGATGCCGacgtgagaaagagggaggttTTGCAAGGCCAGCTCCTGCAGAGGAAGAATCAGCTCCAG GGGTTGATCTCAAGAACAAAGGACTTTGGTGATGCCTATGACTCCATCTACATGAAGATGACCACCATCAGGGAGAGATTCCAGGCCGCAGAAGGACTCCAACCCGACATTCTGGCCAAGAAGAGTCAGGGTGATCAGCTGAAG GTCATTAAGAGGGACCTGGAGGAGTGCGAGGCTCACATCACAGCTCTGGAGACGCTGGTCTCCTCCAGCCCAAACAGGACCAAGTTTGAGCATCTCTACGCGGACTGGAAGCTGCTTCATAAAGCAGTTCGG gtgaggGTGAACGAGAGTGAGGAGAGCATTTCAGAACACGAGAGTTTCCACGACAGTCTGCTGAACGTAGAGAAATGGCTGATGATTATGAGACAGAAGCTGGAGTCGTTCCGCGGAGCCAACGGGGAGTGGAGCGTGGAGAACCGGCAGCAtgaagcagag AGGGCGCTTGGCGAGTTCCCTGAGAAAGAGCTGCAGCTGCACCGGACGGAAGGCCAGGGTCAGGCCGTGCTGGCCAAGACCTCAGAGGAGGGCAAAGTTCACATTCTGCGTGACCTCAAGCGCCTCCGTGAATCCTGGATGTCCCTCCACGCGCTCAGCCTCAACCTGTTTGG GCTTTTGAACGACGGTGGGACTTCAAGGGAGACGGGAGCTTCCTTCCACGCACCTGAGGCCTTTGATCAGGTAGATCTAGGCTTGGACAGAGGATCGAGACTCGAGGCTGTTGGGAGATTTGCAGACGAAAGTCATCCAGACACGAGGGGGAGCTCCGGCGACCACGTGGGCTCGTTTTCGTTCATCCGAGGTTACGGGGAGGCGGGCTGGAGGCAGAAGAGGGGCGGAGACTTCTCTGGCGCAGGGGAGGGGAGCAGAGGCGGATCCATGGGTCTAGGGTGGACCGAGGGCGGGGTCGAAGGGCAATCCTCGGTAATGGAGGGTGTGGGTTTTTGGGGAGGACATGACGTGGTGAGTACGGGCCAGTATGGTGGTGATCAGCACAGAGGAGCTGACTCTTCTCACACGACTGGTCTCGTGAAGCTCACGTCCTGCTCTGATGCAGAGCTCAGACGGAGGAACCCCCCTCCGTACCAACCAGTCGCAGAAACCAGGGCTCATGGCACAAGGCTGGTCACCCAG ATGGGCTCTCTGCCGCCTTACGATTGGGAAGCTCGTCGGAGAGAATTCGAGGCCTGGCTCCTTGAGGAGAACGGCAAACTTGCAGGGATTGTAAACAACCAAAGAACTTTGAGCACCGAAGAACTGAAGATGAGACGGGAAGCGCTGAAG agaTTGCGTGCTGGTGTAACACAAGGCCAGGCTCAGTTCCAGGAGCTGATGAACTCCTGGCAGGCGGAGGCTGCGGTGGAGGACGTGGGTCTGGAGGAGCTGCGCTACAGATGGATGCTCTATAAATCCAAACTGAAGGATGCAGAAAATCTCAAAGCTTCCAAG AATGAGGGTGTTCCAGTCAGAAAG cggcGGTGCTGTGAGGTCCTGCGCAGGGCCTGCTGTGCTGCTCTCCCCCTGCAGCTCCTGCTCCTGGCTCTGCTCCTGCTGGCCTTCCTGCTCCCCCTGGTGGACGAGGGCGCCAGCTGCtccctctccaacaacttcgcCCGCTCCTTCAACCTGATGCTGCGCTACCACGGGCCCCCGCCCACTTGA